From one Diachasmimorpha longicaudata isolate KC_UGA_2023 chromosome 8, iyDiaLong2, whole genome shotgun sequence genomic stretch:
- the LOC135165311 gene encoding eukaryotic translation initiation factor 5B-like isoform X2, translating to MSSRGRGFNSRGGGGNSYRGRGGGDWSGSGGSGSRGGFPSSRGGRFNKYSGGGYESRSKYNNSSGGSDRYGSRGGRGDHSNSYKRPRDQVYSTRDDHRSSSETSRKRARNDSYQGEGSSSSQRYPSTYGGSGSSYDTKRSSSSAVYEDKRQSDRYHRNDERHSSASRSYPAPPPPRISEMAPPTQRYINSNRGRVSQQATNYRGRASTRARGNNFRSRTDLLARKRNLTTAIDYRRKLLTSHSRDYIQRVRMTTKMRRSGASRISGSKKEGGGTMKDKDRELAKAINAEFSDEDDEEKNAEEECWDEEEKVEQAEEELKEKKLKEAKVKKEKRANAGQEVDENDDEKEDEVEIKEENPEDEVLDENRQEKGEEVESAVLRTRGKRFAKLQCPHCSIRCATFKEYSLHLHSERHNIAMRRIAARHKANIARMRVVQRQEQRRVEEKDEERGTLPSRTMFCQICKLNYRSLKAVHHLSESHRQMKKFLIPFCRMCRIQFRSPMLYETHVASLDHIKAMLRKNADDKKENGDGEDDSSAAEENDKEVNLDNFMTLDSVGDVDAEEDEESGEKKKDQPSETASQETDPKKTKTKQMIKVGAEYIKRVEVQFCELCKIYLPRNENSERAVALHCSTRSHLKRYVRDNDDKALRRQAERIHLQTSSTANKTPEPPAPPVLSKETAPSPQQAPTKDTSTTTAPAEASNETPQAPEQSQPTTESEPIPETQTNEDEDDDGDGDKLWDDVDKDLGDILREAEPGKSSDDEDSRYDRFRNDTKQNKETEEMTIDGGNQNSEVKIKIEQPEK from the exons ATGAGTTCACGAGGCAGAGGTTTCAATTCCCGTGGGGGTGGGGGCAACTCGTACAGAGGCCGGGGGGGTGGAGACTGGAGTGGAAGTGGCGGAAGCGGCAGCCGGGGTGGGTTTCCATCTTCGAGAGGTGGacgattcaataaatattctggAGGTGGTTATGAGTCCCGAAGCAAGTATAATAATTCCAGCGGTGGATCCGATCGTTATGGGAGCAGGGGTGGCCGAGGGGATCACTCCAACAGCTATAAACGTCCAcgt GATCAGGTTTATTCAACTAGGGATGACCACAGATCCTCAAGTGAAACCAGTCGCAAGCGCGCTAGAAACGACTCCTATCAG GGCGAAGGTAGTAGCAGTTCCCAGAGATATCCCTCGACATACGGTGGTTCAGGCTCATCCTACGACACAAAACGTTCATCATCATCAGCCGTTTACGAAGATAAAAGGCAGAGTGATCGTTATCATCGTAATGACGAACGTCATTCATCAGCATCAAGGAGTTATCcagcaccaccaccacctcgtATCAGTGAAATGGCACCACCCACTCAACGTTACATCAATTCAAATCGTGGTAGAGTATCCCAACAAGCCACTAATTATCGTGGTCGTGCATCAACACGTGCTAGAGGTAATAATTTTCGTTCACGTACTGATTTATTGGCACGTAAACGTAATTTGACAACTGCCATCGACTATCGGAGGAAGCTGTTGACATCACACTCACGTGACTACATTCAACGAGTTCGCATGACCACCAAAATGCGAAGGAG CGGCGCGTCTAGGATATCCGGAAGTAAAAAGGAGGGAGGGGGTACCATGAAGGACAAGGATAGGGAGTTGGCGAAGGCCATTAATGCGGAATTTTCGGATGAGGATGATGAGGAGAAAAATGCAGAGGAGGAGTGCTGGGATGAGGAGGAAAAG GTGGAGCAGGCCGAGGAAGAGCTCAAGGAGAAGAAGCTGAAGGAGGCAAAGGTGAAGAAGGAGAAGAGAGCAAATGCTGGACAGGAAGTGGATGAGAACGATGACGAGAAAGAAGATGAAGTGGAGATCAAAGAGGAG AATCCAGAAGACGAAGTACTGGATGAAAATCGCCAAGAAAAGGGCGAAGAAGTGGAGTCTGCTGTCCTCCGCACCCGGGGAAAGCGTTTCGCAAAACTTCAGTGCCCCCACTGTTCCATTCGATGTGCAACATTCAAAGAATACTCACTCCACTTGCACTCGGAACGTCACAATATTGCTATGCGACGAATCGCCGCACGCCACAAGGCGAACATAGCGAGAATGCGTGTGGTCCAAAGGCAGGAGCAACGGAGGGTCGAGGAGAAGGATGAGGAGCGTGGCACTCTTCCATCGCGCACAATGTTCTGTCAAATTTGCAAGCTTAATTATCGATCGCTGAAGGCTGTTCATCATCTCTCAGAATCCCACaggcaaatgaaaaaattcttgattCCATTCTGTCGCATGTGCCGGATACAGTTTCGATCGCCAATGCTTTATGAGACTCACGTGGCGTCGCTGGATCACATCAAGGCGATGTTG CGAAAGAACGCTGATGATAAGAAGGAGAATGGTGATGGTGAGGATGATTCTAGTGCTGctgaagaaaacgataaagAAGTCAATCTTGATAATTTCATGACGTTGGATTCTGTTGGAGATGTTGATG CGGAAGAAGATGAGGAATCAGGGGAAAAGAAGAAGGATCAACCTAGCGAGACAGCGAGTCAGGAAACCGATCCTAAGAAAACGAAAACAAAGCAGATGATCAAAGTTGGAGCTGAGTATATTAAACGAGTTGAAGTGCAGTTCTGTGAGCTGTGCAAGATATATTTACCTCGAAATGAAAATTCGGAAAGGGCCGTTGCCTTACATTGCTCAACGAGGAGTCACCTCAAACG ATATGTTCGTGACAACGACGATAAAGCCCTGCGTCGTCAGGCGGAGCGAATTCACCTGCAGACATCATCGACGGCAAACAAAACCCCAGAGCCTCCGGCGCCCCCTGTTCTCTCCAAAGAGACTGCTCCAAGTCCCCAACAGGCTCCAACCAAGGACACATCAACCACCACTGCACCGGCTGAAGCATCAAATGAAACACCTCAGGCCCCTGAACAATCTCAGCCAACCACTGAATCAGAGCCTATTCCTGAAACGCAAACCAACGAAGACGAGGATGATGATGGCGATGGTGACAAACTGTGGGACGATGTTGACAAGGACTTGGGGGATATTCTCAGAGAAGCAGAGCCTGGAAAGTCCAGTGACGACGAGGACTCGCGTTACGATCGTTTCAGGAATGATACAAAACAGAATAAGGAGACTGAGGAGATGACGATTGACGGGGGAAATCAGAATTCAGAAGTGAAGATCAAGATTGAACAGCCTGAAAAATGA
- the LOC135165311 gene encoding eukaryotic translation initiation factor 5B-like isoform X1: MSSRGRGFNSRGGGGNSYRGRGGGDWSGSGGSGSRGGFPSSRGGRFNKYSGGGYESRSKYNNSSGGSDRYGSRGGRGDHSNSYKRPRDQVYSTRDDHRSSSETSRKRARNDSYQGEGSSSSQRYPSTYGGSGSSYDTKRSSSSAVYEDKRQSDRYHRNDERHSSASRSYPAPPPPRISEMAPPTQRYINSNRGRVSQQATNYRGRASTRARGNNFRSRTDLLARKRNLTTAIDYRRKLLTSHSRDYIQRVRMTTKMRRSSGASRISGSKKEGGGTMKDKDRELAKAINAEFSDEDDEEKNAEEECWDEEEKVEQAEEELKEKKLKEAKVKKEKRANAGQEVDENDDEKEDEVEIKEENPEDEVLDENRQEKGEEVESAVLRTRGKRFAKLQCPHCSIRCATFKEYSLHLHSERHNIAMRRIAARHKANIARMRVVQRQEQRRVEEKDEERGTLPSRTMFCQICKLNYRSLKAVHHLSESHRQMKKFLIPFCRMCRIQFRSPMLYETHVASLDHIKAMLRKNADDKKENGDGEDDSSAAEENDKEVNLDNFMTLDSVGDVDAEEDEESGEKKKDQPSETASQETDPKKTKTKQMIKVGAEYIKRVEVQFCELCKIYLPRNENSERAVALHCSTRSHLKRYVRDNDDKALRRQAERIHLQTSSTANKTPEPPAPPVLSKETAPSPQQAPTKDTSTTTAPAEASNETPQAPEQSQPTTESEPIPETQTNEDEDDDGDGDKLWDDVDKDLGDILREAEPGKSSDDEDSRYDRFRNDTKQNKETEEMTIDGGNQNSEVKIKIEQPEK; this comes from the exons ATGAGTTCACGAGGCAGAGGTTTCAATTCCCGTGGGGGTGGGGGCAACTCGTACAGAGGCCGGGGGGGTGGAGACTGGAGTGGAAGTGGCGGAAGCGGCAGCCGGGGTGGGTTTCCATCTTCGAGAGGTGGacgattcaataaatattctggAGGTGGTTATGAGTCCCGAAGCAAGTATAATAATTCCAGCGGTGGATCCGATCGTTATGGGAGCAGGGGTGGCCGAGGGGATCACTCCAACAGCTATAAACGTCCAcgt GATCAGGTTTATTCAACTAGGGATGACCACAGATCCTCAAGTGAAACCAGTCGCAAGCGCGCTAGAAACGACTCCTATCAG GGCGAAGGTAGTAGCAGTTCCCAGAGATATCCCTCGACATACGGTGGTTCAGGCTCATCCTACGACACAAAACGTTCATCATCATCAGCCGTTTACGAAGATAAAAGGCAGAGTGATCGTTATCATCGTAATGACGAACGTCATTCATCAGCATCAAGGAGTTATCcagcaccaccaccacctcgtATCAGTGAAATGGCACCACCCACTCAACGTTACATCAATTCAAATCGTGGTAGAGTATCCCAACAAGCCACTAATTATCGTGGTCGTGCATCAACACGTGCTAGAGGTAATAATTTTCGTTCACGTACTGATTTATTGGCACGTAAACGTAATTTGACAACTGCCATCGACTATCGGAGGAAGCTGTTGACATCACACTCACGTGACTACATTCAACGAGTTCGCATGACCACCAAAATGCGAAGGAG CAGCGGCGCGTCTAGGATATCCGGAAGTAAAAAGGAGGGAGGGGGTACCATGAAGGACAAGGATAGGGAGTTGGCGAAGGCCATTAATGCGGAATTTTCGGATGAGGATGATGAGGAGAAAAATGCAGAGGAGGAGTGCTGGGATGAGGAGGAAAAG GTGGAGCAGGCCGAGGAAGAGCTCAAGGAGAAGAAGCTGAAGGAGGCAAAGGTGAAGAAGGAGAAGAGAGCAAATGCTGGACAGGAAGTGGATGAGAACGATGACGAGAAAGAAGATGAAGTGGAGATCAAAGAGGAG AATCCAGAAGACGAAGTACTGGATGAAAATCGCCAAGAAAAGGGCGAAGAAGTGGAGTCTGCTGTCCTCCGCACCCGGGGAAAGCGTTTCGCAAAACTTCAGTGCCCCCACTGTTCCATTCGATGTGCAACATTCAAAGAATACTCACTCCACTTGCACTCGGAACGTCACAATATTGCTATGCGACGAATCGCCGCACGCCACAAGGCGAACATAGCGAGAATGCGTGTGGTCCAAAGGCAGGAGCAACGGAGGGTCGAGGAGAAGGATGAGGAGCGTGGCACTCTTCCATCGCGCACAATGTTCTGTCAAATTTGCAAGCTTAATTATCGATCGCTGAAGGCTGTTCATCATCTCTCAGAATCCCACaggcaaatgaaaaaattcttgattCCATTCTGTCGCATGTGCCGGATACAGTTTCGATCGCCAATGCTTTATGAGACTCACGTGGCGTCGCTGGATCACATCAAGGCGATGTTG CGAAAGAACGCTGATGATAAGAAGGAGAATGGTGATGGTGAGGATGATTCTAGTGCTGctgaagaaaacgataaagAAGTCAATCTTGATAATTTCATGACGTTGGATTCTGTTGGAGATGTTGATG CGGAAGAAGATGAGGAATCAGGGGAAAAGAAGAAGGATCAACCTAGCGAGACAGCGAGTCAGGAAACCGATCCTAAGAAAACGAAAACAAAGCAGATGATCAAAGTTGGAGCTGAGTATATTAAACGAGTTGAAGTGCAGTTCTGTGAGCTGTGCAAGATATATTTACCTCGAAATGAAAATTCGGAAAGGGCCGTTGCCTTACATTGCTCAACGAGGAGTCACCTCAAACG ATATGTTCGTGACAACGACGATAAAGCCCTGCGTCGTCAGGCGGAGCGAATTCACCTGCAGACATCATCGACGGCAAACAAAACCCCAGAGCCTCCGGCGCCCCCTGTTCTCTCCAAAGAGACTGCTCCAAGTCCCCAACAGGCTCCAACCAAGGACACATCAACCACCACTGCACCGGCTGAAGCATCAAATGAAACACCTCAGGCCCCTGAACAATCTCAGCCAACCACTGAATCAGAGCCTATTCCTGAAACGCAAACCAACGAAGACGAGGATGATGATGGCGATGGTGACAAACTGTGGGACGATGTTGACAAGGACTTGGGGGATATTCTCAGAGAAGCAGAGCCTGGAAAGTCCAGTGACGACGAGGACTCGCGTTACGATCGTTTCAGGAATGATACAAAACAGAATAAGGAGACTGAGGAGATGACGATTGACGGGGGAAATCAGAATTCAGAAGTGAAGATCAAGATTGAACAGCCTGAAAAATGA
- the LOC135165348 gene encoding uncharacterized protein LOC135165348 isoform X1 codes for MTSIAKGDNELKRLLNSPAKSASDDHTMAPPLSTNVPRPSTSQAGTPQATMTPMAPPPPKTENIEPILQNVVSTVSVGCELQLMKINTQTRNSEYNPGRFTGLVMRIRNPRATALIFRSGKIVCTGARSEDDAFLASRKFARIIQKLGFPVKFMNFKVQNMVATCDLKFPIKLEHLNHMHGQFSTYEPELYPGLIYRMVAPRVVLLIFVNGKVVLTGAKNRGELREALTNIHPILKSFRKQ; via the exons atgacatcGATAGCGAAAGGTGATAACGAACTGAAGAGGCTGTTGAACAGCCCAGCCAAGAGTGCCAGTGATGATCACACAATGGCACCCCCGCTATCC ACAAACGTACCTAGACCAAGTACGTCCCAGGCAGGGACTCCACAGGCTACGATGACCCCTATGGCTCCACCACCTCCAAAGACTGAGAACATTGAACCCATTCTACA GAACGTCGTGTCGACAGTGAGTGTTGGCTGCGAGCTTCAACTGATGAAGATAAACACCCAAACGAGAAATTCCGAGTACAATCCAGGGCGTTTTACAGGTCTAGTGATGAGGATAAGAAATCCACGTGCAACAGCCCTTATATTCCGATCAGGAAAGATCGTTTGCACAGGGGCCAGAAGTGAGGACGATGCATTCCTGGCATCCAGAAAATTCGCAAGGATTATACAGAAGCTTGGATTTCCAgttaaatttatgaatttcaagGTGCAGAATATGGTGGCCACATGTGACCTCAAGTTTCCGATTAAACTCGAACATTTAAATCACATGCACGGACAGTTCTCCACGTATGAGCCAGAACTTTACCCGGGGCTAATCTATAGAATGGTCGCCCCCAGAGTTGTACTGCTTATATTTGTTAACGGGAAGGTTGTCTTAACAG gtGCAAAAAATAGGGGTGAACTGCGCGAAGCTTTAACCAATATACATCCCATTTTGAAAAGCTTTAGAAAACAGTAG
- the LOC135165348 gene encoding uncharacterized protein LOC135165348 isoform X2, giving the protein MRLTWRCSTNVPRPSTSQAGTPQATMTPMAPPPPKTENIEPILQNVVSTVSVGCELQLMKINTQTRNSEYNPGRFTGLVMRIRNPRATALIFRSGKIVCTGARSEDDAFLASRKFARIIQKLGFPVKFMNFKVQNMVATCDLKFPIKLEHLNHMHGQFSTYEPELYPGLIYRMVAPRVVLLIFVNGKVVLTGAKNRGELREALTNIHPILKSFRKQ; this is encoded by the exons ATGAGACTCACTTGGAGATGTTCT ACAAACGTACCTAGACCAAGTACGTCCCAGGCAGGGACTCCACAGGCTACGATGACCCCTATGGCTCCACCACCTCCAAAGACTGAGAACATTGAACCCATTCTACA GAACGTCGTGTCGACAGTGAGTGTTGGCTGCGAGCTTCAACTGATGAAGATAAACACCCAAACGAGAAATTCCGAGTACAATCCAGGGCGTTTTACAGGTCTAGTGATGAGGATAAGAAATCCACGTGCAACAGCCCTTATATTCCGATCAGGAAAGATCGTTTGCACAGGGGCCAGAAGTGAGGACGATGCATTCCTGGCATCCAGAAAATTCGCAAGGATTATACAGAAGCTTGGATTTCCAgttaaatttatgaatttcaagGTGCAGAATATGGTGGCCACATGTGACCTCAAGTTTCCGATTAAACTCGAACATTTAAATCACATGCACGGACAGTTCTCCACGTATGAGCCAGAACTTTACCCGGGGCTAATCTATAGAATGGTCGCCCCCAGAGTTGTACTGCTTATATTTGTTAACGGGAAGGTTGTCTTAACAG gtGCAAAAAATAGGGGTGAACTGCGCGAAGCTTTAACCAATATACATCCCATTTTGAAAAGCTTTAGAAAACAGTAG
- the LOC135165345 gene encoding uncharacterized protein LOC135165345 gives MTDVSPPDFTVNNQRYWNEKTPPKRIKALPLPPTKWKRYSPSVTLDAAENLIKTFHKMNLDDSIDAMGPENFNQVQVANVSDVSKEKIESISGKPTDTSTGGDSFISSNGYGSNSCINDSSILNTSEDDHPDTSTPDQSLASNSKYKMFRPADLVIEESIDEQNTQDIEDLAQYSPVRSPFPGNSSDDSLFGREETPEPLNFESPPKGSFLKASEMKMVHLLKRFGLSHLAFIFVEQEVDVEMFLTLEEKDLKEIGIKKNTDRNILLSVISECNARLCGIKD, from the exons ATGACGGATGTTTCTCCACCGGATTTCACCGTGAACAATCAGAGATACTGGAATGAAAAGACCCCACCAAAGAGAATAAAAGCTCTTCCACTTCCGCCCACCAAATGGAAGAGATACTCTCCCAGTGTGACGCTGGACGCTGCCGAGAATTTGATAAAGACTTTCCACAAGATGAACTTGGATGACAGTATCGATGCGATGGGTCCTGAAAACTTCAATCAAGTACAGGTTGCTAATGTCAGCGACGTGAGCAAGGAGAAGATCGAGTCGATCAGTGGGAAACCAACTGATACATCCACTGGTGGAGATTCGTTCATATCTTCAAATGGATATGGCTCCAACTCATGCATCAATGATTCTTCAATACTGAACACCAGTGAAGATGATCATCCAGATACATCTACACCCGACCAATCGCTGGCTTCCAATTCAAA GTACAAGATGTTCCGCCCGGCAGACCTAGTAATTGAAGAATCAATCGATGAGCAGAATACCCAGGATATCGAGGACTTGGCACAGTATAGCCCAGTACGTTCTCCATTCCCTGGAAATTCATCGGATGATTCTCTTTTCGGTAGAGAGGAAACACCCGAACCGTTGAACTTTGAATCTCCTCCGAAGGGATCTTTCTTGAAGGCCAGCGAGATGAAAATGGTTCACCTACTCAAACGCTTCGGCCTCAGTCACCTAGCTTTCATCTTCGTTGAGCAGGAG GTCGACGTGGAGATGTTCCTGACTCTTGAGGAGAAAGACCTGAAGGAAATTGGAATCAAGAAAAATACGGATCGTAACATTTTGCTATCGGTAATTTCCGAATGTAATGCTCGTCTGTGTGGTATTAAAGACTAg
- the Rump gene encoding myelin expression factor 2: MKTEDSLPNDDRERSRERDRSRRTDRQSRMNSTSRDRSRERNDRGRRIAERRIYVSNIPYDFRWQDLKDLFRTEVGKVAHVELFTDEGDKPRGCGIVEFEDSESVKIAVEKMHRFDIKGRKLVVKEDYDAERDKYGRLQSSRDHDRQREDRYRDTARQSSRQTLSSSTGGGGASSIGNDTKFGNTYGLSTQFLESLGINGPLVTRVFVANLDYKVDEKKLLEVFKLAGKVINVELGKDKDGKSRGFGVVEYDHPVESVQAISMLHNQQLFDRRMTVRMDRANDPDLPPKLPEGLKGIGMGLGAGGNRLTDVARNIPNVQTNASAVVNPISAPVLATSAFGAGLNNVVPAQLASALSNTNAAALQASLAGGLGANLTTNSLLNPSLTSELASNLNNFSNSVTGLSSLQASLANSQAANSFAPRALGKLDSDVGFGGNAGFGSSNYGSRNDFDAFARNEADRISGNSGVFTGNQTSSGSGQRQNTNGSRPMSDTILIGNLPPNTTWQNLRDKFQDIGEVKFAEMRGNDLGMIRFASEWDAERAVSMMNRSRIDGRAIEVRLY; the protein is encoded by the exons ATGAAGACCGAAGA TTCCCTTCCAAATGACGACCGCGAGCGAAGTCGCGAGCGGGATCGTTCACGCCGAACGGATCGTCAATCGCGTATGAACTCAACCTCGCGGGACCGGAGTCGTGAGAGGAACGACCGCGGCCGTCGTATCGCCGAGCGGAGGATCTACGTATCGAACATTCCCTATGACTTCAGGTGGCAAGATCTGAAGGATCTCTTTAGAACGGAGGTGGGTAAGGTCGCCCATGTTGAACTGTTTACGGATGAGGGTGATAAGCCAAGGGGATGTGGCATCGTCGAGTTCGAGGACTCTGAATCTGTCAAAATCGCCGTAGAGAAGATGCACAGATTTGATATCAAAGGTCGTAAGCTAGTCGTCAAGGAGGATTACGATGCTGAGAGGGACAAGTATGGACGTTTGCAGTCGTCCAG AGACCACGACAGACAGCGAGAGGATCGTTACAGAGACACTGCACGTCAGAGCTCGAGACAAACTCTGTCATCAAGTACTGGAGGTGGTGGTGCCAGCTCCATTGGTAATGACACAAAATTCGGCAACACCTACGGTCTCAGCACTCAATTTCTCGAGTCCCTGGGCATTAATGGCCCCCTAGTTACCCGAGTATTCGTCGCCAATCTTGACTACAAAGTCGACGAAAAGAAATTATTGGAGGTGTTCAAACTGGCTGGCAAGGTCATCAACGTGGAGCTGGGCAAGGACAAGGACGGAAAGTCCCGGGGATTTGGAGTTGTTGAGTACGATCACCCAGTGGAGTCTGTTCAGGCAATCTCAATGCTTCACAATCAGCAACTATTCGACCGAAGAATGACTGTCCGCATGGATCGTGCTAATGATCCTGATTTGCCACCGAAATTACCAGAGGGATTGAAGGGAATTGGCATGGGACTTGGAGCTGGCGGTAACAGACTCACTGACGTGGCCAGGAACATTCCCAATGTCCAGACTAATGCCTCAGCAGTTGTCAATCCCATCTCAGCACCAGTACTGGCTACTAGTGCCTTCGGTGCTGGGCTCAATAATGTCGTGCCTGCACAGCTGG CTTCAGCCCTCTCGAATACCAATGCAGCAGCTCTCCAGGCAAGTCTCGCTGGTGGTCTGGGTGCCAATTTGACAACAAATTCTCTGTTGAATCCATCGCTGACATCAGAGTTGGCATCGAACCTGAACAACTTTAGCAACAGTGTTACTGGGCTGTCAAGCCTCCAGGCTTCCCTGGCTAATAGCCAGGCAGCGAACTCGTTTGCACCACGAGCCCTGGGAAAACTCGACTCTGACGTAGGCTTCGGTGGCAACGCTGGCTTTGGATCTTCCAATTACGGCAGCAGAAATGATTTCGATGCTTTTGCTCGCAATGAGGCTGACCGAATTTCAGGGAACAGCGGTGTCTTTACTGGAAATCAGACTAGTTCTGGAAGTGGACAAAGACAAAATACTAATGGATCAAGACCGATGTCTGATACTATTCTCATTGGAAAT CTTCCGCCAAATACCACGTGGCAAAACCTCAGAGACAAATTTCAAGATATTGGAGAAGTTAAATTTGCAGAGATGAGGGGAAATGACTTGGGAATGATCAGATTCGCCTCAGAGTGGGATGCTGAGAGAGCAGTGT CCATGATGAACCGGTCCCGCATCGACGGCAGAGCTATCGAGGTTCGCTTATATTAA
- the LOC135165325 gene encoding uncharacterized protein C18orf63-like, with translation MESSDYYVKVPPRSSLCCTICTVDPDEIRDSSAKSYFHWKTLKCRYIINLMPSTVIASPIHKSKGAFYVITTRSFYNTGMLQKNLMKINLTHSAQQIVTPQAYLDCLRYTFEFYMSPMWNKVFNIYMEGANFLHNSEFNAAITSTISLTSRETSPQDEIRMRLTSLAAKLPPLKLENMAILSMAIGPFLQDPEGVLDVSRFVMLKVNVIPSMKKAIIRRVMKKIPPNCAFQNYRELRRHWKNMYGYRLPKTDEGILYYEVYFPIPCATVEYLIYPDICVRRDLSQRPAEPGDHLKQKFLQDFLFSMPTVLDQPLEISQSSQQDNSLSQGFQKASQIEPSGLTTPFPNDSARLSLSGGPLKKDVSTQMSPTASLRGYCPDNEKKKLKFDNLKKIQQIHNVVPSTSFRAPKGGVKAPKPVKMFLSESEMSQYFQNSSGSSQNKNINIFNLYDRKKDNFDDVKGGTFPRVNEEEGPREDGKRSKVKVVSVSSGTYPWFK, from the exons ATGGAGTCGAGTGATTACTATGTGAAGGTACCCCCGAGATCATCCCTCTGCTGTACAATTTGCACGGTTGATCCTGATGAGATCAGAGACTCCAGTGCGAAATcctattttcattggaaaactctGAAATGCAG ATATATTATAAACCTGATGCCGTCGACAGTGATAGCATCACCGATTCACAAATCCAAAGGGGCATTTTATGTGATAACAACTAGGAGTTTCTACAACACAGGAATGCTGcaaaaaaatctcatgaaGATTAATCTAACA CACTCGGCGCAACAAATCGTGACGCCTCAAGCATACCTCGACTGTCTGAGGTACACCTTCGAGTTCTACATGTCTCCTATGTGGAACAAAGTGTTCAACATCTACATGGAGGGCGCAAATTTCCTCCACAACTCAGAATTCAATGCTGCTATTACCAGTACTATCAGTTTGACGTCGAGAGAGACAAGTCCACAGGACGAGATCAGGATGAGACTGACGTCTCTGGCTGCTAAATTACCACCGTTGAAGTTGGAGAACATGGCGATACTTTCAATGGCGATTGGCCCTTTTTTGCAAGATCCTGAAGGGGTTCTCGATGTCAGTAGGTTCGTCATGCTGAAAGTCAACGTTATCCCCAG TATGAAAAAAGCGATCATTAGAAGAGTTATGAAGAAAATTCCTCCAAACTGTGCATTCCAGAATTACAGAGAACTTCGGAGACACTGGAAAAATATG TATGGCTATCGCCTCCCGAAAACCGACGAGGGAATCCTCTACTACGAAGTCTATTTCCCGATCCCCTGCGCCACCGTCGAGTACTTAATCTACCCAGACATCTGCGTCCGCCGAGACCTGTCGCAGCGTCCAGCGGAGCCCGGGGACCActtgaaacaaaaattcctCCAGGACTTCCTATTCTCGATGCCTACAGTCCTGGACCAGCCCCTGGAGATCAGCCAGTCAAGCCAGCAGGATAATTCGCTCTCACAGGGCTTCCAGAAAGCCTCCCAGATCGAGCCATCAGGCCTCACAACTCCCTTTCCCAACGACTCCGCTCGTCTCAGCCTATCTGGAGGGCCTTTAAAAAAGGACGTATCGACGCAGATGTCTCCCACGGCCAGCCTCAGGGGATATTGCCCGGACAACGAGAAGAAGAAGCTTAAGTtcgataatttgaaaaaaattcaacagatcCATAACGTCGTTCCTTCCACGAGTTTCAGAGCCCCTAAGGGAGGGGTGAAGGCCCCGAAGCCAGTGAAAATGTTTTTGAGTGAATCTGAAATGTCACAGTATTTTCAGAATTCATCGGGGTCTTCTCAAAACAAGAATATAAACATATTTAATCTCTATGACAGAAAAAAGGATAATTTTGATGATGTCAAGGGTGGGACGTTTCCCCGAGTCAATGAGGAGGAAGGACCCAGGGAGGATGGGAAGAGGTCGAAGGTAAAGGTGGTGAGTGTGAGCTCAGGAACCTACCCCTGGTTTAAATAA